The sequence GTAGTATATGAGATTCCTTGTCCAAGCAGCTTAGGATTTGCAGTATCTAAATCGACAAAGGTATTAATAACTATACTCTCATTCCCAATTTCAGCGACAAAAACCTTTTCCATAGTTTTTCTCCTCACCATAGCAATTTTGGTATATATTATCCTACCCTAAAAAAGAAAATGTACCCCAAGTATATAAACTGTATTCTAATATCTAATAGGCTAAATATGGGTATACAACCAACAACTTGTACTATACTTTCAAGTAGTCAGCATGTATACTTCACTCTACGAGGCCTTGAGGGTAGCAATACAGGAAAGGGGTAGTTATAAGTGAAAAAAAGGATTATCTTAATGATATTAGTTATTATGACTATTATCGCTTCTGCTTCAGCAGTTGAAGCTGCAACATTTCAGGTAGGCTCAACAGGTTCAGAGATTCGAATGTTACAATCAGATCTCCAAACCTTAAATTATGATGTTGGTTCAGTTGATGGCATTTTCGGAAATAAGACTAACACTGCTGTTCAAGCATTTCAACGGGATCAAAATTTATTGGTAGATGGAATTGTCGGGCCCCAAACATTAGAGGCCTTGAACAATGCTAAGGCTTTGCCACAGGCCAAAGTTTCGCCCCAGGAAAAGACAAATCAACTCATTAGTACAGCCAAAAGCTTTTTAGGGGTTCCCTATAAATGGGGAGGCACAACTCCATCAGGCTTTGACTGTTCCGGATTTACTCGTTATGTGTTTGCCAGCCAAAACATTACTTTGCCTCGGGTTAGCATTGATCAATACAGTGTTGGAACCTCTGTAAGCTTTACCAACTTAATTCCTGGTGATTTGGTTTTCTTTAACCTTGTTCCGGGAAAACAAGTAAGTCATGTAGGAATCTACATTGGGGATAATCAATTCATTAGTGCAACAAGCAGTAAAGGAATTGCTATCTATAGCTTTACTCCCTATTGGTCCAAGGCCTATGTAGGAGCGAAACGTGTCTATTAATACCCTGAACTAACCTGAAGTTTTATTTTGAGCTTACCACTTACAAGAAGTGGGGGGCTGCAAATTTCAAGGCCACGCATTGCGTGGCCTTTACTTACGTCTTTTTAATAAAACTCAACATTTTCTCTGACCATTTTTTCTTCCCATTCCATCTGTAACAATGCTAAATCATCAGTATAATCCGTTTTCGCTTCATCTTTATCATATTCAAGCTTCTCCAATACCTCAATCGTAAAGCTTCCTTCTCCATATTCTTTCCATTCCTTTTGTAACTCTGAGTTACGATGAGAACCTAAGTCTAATTGGAATTTAAGTCTATTTAGGGCAGCTTGTAATCTTTGGGTAACTTCGATAAAACACTTATTATTATGCTTTGCCCGAATCATCACTATTCCCATTTCCGGCTTCATCTGTAAATATTGTTCTTTCAACTCTTTCTTTCTATCCATGTGCTAATATCCCATCTCTTTAAGAATCCTAGATAAAGTACGTAAACGTTCTCCGATGAGTTCATCATCAGTGCTTAGTGCTTGGTTAAACAATTTGATATCCTCATTGATTTTTTCGTTTCCAGTACATACAGCCACCGTCATGGCATCACCCTGTATGCCAATTCTATCAATGACAGGATTATTGGCCTCATATAAATTCTCATAGCGGTAGGCTTCTCGAAAATGAAGTTTAGTTCGACAAATTAGTATTGCCAGGTCGAGGACGCGATGCATAGGTAATTCCTCTGACTGTCTCGACCATTTTTCTCCCGTATATCTCCACACTTTTGCAGATACGTCTACCTTACCACGATCATTCCACTGGGCTAAACCTAATGAAAGACCTTTAGCATCTGAATTATAGGCATATCTCCCATCAACATTCTCATAGTTTTCTGAGACAATTACTGGCTTATGCTTCAGGGTTGTCGGTATTTTCATGGTAATCTTCCTCTTCTCTTATTACTAAACTACTTATTTACTAAATCAGTAGTTTACTAGTTTAGTATAAGCCCACTAAAGGTTTTAGTCAAACACCACTGTTCTTTAAAATTGAGAGGCACTTGGACAGTAGTAAGCTATGATCCCATGTGAGCTCGTTCTACCTCTGATATTTTCACTAACAAAATTAGGGTTCTCAGAAGTCTTTCTGAGAACCCTAAAAATTTCAAGAATACACCCCTAATCCTTCCAAAGAATTATGGGTGTATTCTAACCACTCTCTATAGTTAAAAATCACTAATTTAATTTCATCGACTTCCTGATTCAATTACCATTGCCGCCCCGGATCATCTGCCATATTGTTAACAGTACCCCTCGGATAAAGCACCAGATAATGATCCATCATTGGATTCGAATCAGTAGCTGTTGGTATTGGGAACACAAACTCAATTTTATATTCCGAACTCACTGTATAGCCAATGATTTCCTCTCCATTTACTTTTTTATCATAAAAGGGCCCATTCTCAACTTTGGTTTTAGCATTATAAGCAGGATCCCCAAATAGTTCCTTTGTCTTAGCCATGGATAGCTGCTGCAATTGAGGATCAAAGGATCGGACTTCAAAGATTTGAGAACCTTTGTTGAAGCCAAAAACCATTGCCTGTTTAGAGTAGGTAGCGTAGTTCCCCTTAGCGGCGGCCACCCAATCAACCTTTTCTGGCTCTCCCCATTGACTCTTAACATCTTCAATCACGGTTGTCTTTACAGGAAAATTACAGTTAATCACTTTCCCTTGCTCCGCGGCTCCCTTAATATTTAGCAATAACTCCTTGGCCTCATCCCTGGTTTGGGAGGCAGAGGACGAGGGAGGAGTTTGAGAAGCCGAATCCGTCGTCTTTGAGGGGGTATCCTTGGGAGAGTTTAAGGGTGAACACCCGACTATCAGCGCGAAAGCAAGTGAAATAATGACGTACTTTAAGAGTTGTTTTTTGGCTAAATTGATCATGATTTTACTCCTTTTATTGATTGAGTGATTTAAGTATCCTCTTGCTATGAGACGTCAGGAAAGCTTAATATCTGACGCCTAATTGCTGGCTTGGATTTTTCAACTCATCAATATCATTTGCCGATCTCTTTCGCACATTTAACCATTGATATTGTCTCCTCAACCAGGCGGCTCCTAGTCTCTCAAGCTTTATATGATAAACAAGGTCAAATATTAAGCCACCTAATACTATCGAGGATAAGAGATCTAAGATAACATGCTGTTTAATAAACTGAGTAGCTAAAATAATTGAAATAGCAATTGTATAAACTGTGCACACATTGTAATAATTCTTGCCAGGATACTTGTTTATTGCCTTAATCATTAAAAAACTTAATAAAACATGAATGCTTGGAAATGCATTGTAAGGCTGGTCATTATTATATACGAAGGCGATCAGCATGGTCAAAAAGTCGTTACCTACTAAATCTGGCCTTGGAACATTTGTTTGAAAGAAAAAATAAATAGCATAAGATATCAATAAACCAAGATTAATAGCTATAAGAGTCTTGTAATAGATTCTTTTATTTTTAAAGCAAAAGTAAGTTAAAGTTCCAAAAATAAAAAAATACCATAACAGATAGGGCAAAATAAATATCTTTAAAAATGGGACACTTTGATCTAAGTCAGTGACTAAGCTATGAGTACCTCGATTTGCATTATTGAGCAGACAATAAATAATATTTGAAATTGGAATTGATAGCATTAAACAAAGGGGCTTCAGATTTTTAATAATGTTTGACATCGGTAACTCCCTTCAGTGTGAGAACTTTTTTTTCGAAATCAGCCGGTTCTTTGCTCATGTCTCAATTCAGTTATTAATTTAAACATAGAATCAACGGTCTGTTCTGCTGAATGACTAACTAAAGCTAATGACGCCTTCTCACGCATTTTCTCTATTTCTTCGGGACAACTCAAGAAACGGCTAAGAGTTATTTCTAACTCCTCAACTGAACCAGCAACCTGTCCTGCACCGATGAGTTGGACAAAACTTGCATTTTCCTCTTCCTGACCTGGTATGGGCTTATATATCATAAGGGGTAAATGCTTTGTAAGAGCCTCTGTCACCGTTAAACCTCCGGCCTTAGTTATAATCAGATCCGCTATTGACATGAGCTCTTCCATGTTATTTGCATAACCTAACCTTACCAGAGTGTTTTTGGCATTTGTAACCACCTCATGTAAAGAGTCATACAACTTCCCATTATTTCCACAAACAATAATTACCTGTAAGGGGATTACTGAATTTGCTAATTTTTCGCAGATTCTTGTTGTTTCTTCAGAACTTCCATATCCCCCCATCACAAGAAATGTGGGCAGATCTGATTTTAATCCTAACTTGTAATAAATCAACTCTCGATTAATCCTCTTCTCAAATTTAGGACTAATCGGAATACCTGTAACATGTATCCTATCCTCGATGATTCCCCCTGTCACTAACATATCCTTAACTTTCTCACAAGCCACCATATAGGAATCCACACCAGGATGTACCCAATGGCTGTGTACCGTATAATCTGTAATCACAGTAATCACAGGTACTTGCAGAATATGTTCTAGTCTAAGCTGAGCTAGAATTGAAGAAACAGTTGGATAGGTACAAACAATAAGGTCCGGGGCAAATTCCTTAATATAATTCAGAAAATCACTACGCCCTAATTGATTAAGAAAACGCTGAATTCTAGAATTATGCGTTAACTTAGAAGATCGATAATAAAATCTTCCCCATAGCCCCGGGGAATGCTTTATCAATTCGAGGTAAAGCTTTTTAATCAGATTATTGAATCGCTTACTTAAAAAGTCCCCGAAATCCAAATGAGTTACAATAGCGGAAGGCTCCTTAACACGGAGTTCTTCGATAACTGCTTCTGCTGCCCGAATATGTCCATTTCCAAAGGCTGCAGAAAATACAAGAATTTTTAACTGTTTCATAGAATATCTCCTCCCTCACTTAATGACAACGCAATTTTTAATCATAAAATTAAATATCTCTTTCAAAATGCGAGTTCATATTTGAACGCTTAAACTTATAATAGAATTATAGAGTTGAGATCTTAAAAAAAACCTAGTTAAATCTTAGGAATTTCTTAAAATCTAATTAAAAATTATTCTGCTGGACAAGTGTACTCAATGGGAGAAGAGGTCACTCATTTATAAAACCTCCATCACATGTTAATCATCATGCTTAACACGTAAAAAAGGACTTGAATCTAAGTTTGATCCAAGTCCTTTTATATAGAAATCCCTTTAGTACTTATTAAAGTTTTGGGATTGGTTTTCCTGCTTCTATTAATACTTTGTTACCTAACAAGAAAAATCCTTGAATAAACATCAGCAAGCCTGTTCCAATAAGCAACCATTCAATCATAATGATATCCGCTAACGGTCCGAACAAGAGCATTCCTAAAGGCATCATGGAGCTTGAAATCATTCCCAAAACTCCAAACACTCTTCCCAGAAAATCTGCCTCTACCTTTTCCTGTATTAGGACTGTTGAAGGCGTGTTGAAAACCGGCATTGCAATTCCGACCACCCCCATAAAAATGAGATAAATCCAAAAAACCGGAATCATTCCCAGAGCAAAGGTGCAGACTCCAATTACAAGACTTGATAGTGTCATGGTGTGAACCTTGTTCTTAAAACCACCCCAAGAAGTCATAATAATGCCGCCAAGCATCATCCCAATTGAAAAAGTAATTTCTATTGCCGTTAAACGCCAAACATCGTTACCGAAACTACGAGTAACTTGCAGAGGAGTTAAAAAGGCAACAGGTGCTGCTAAGAAAAAGAAGCCGGCACAAAACAAAAAAAACCTCTTCACATATCCATGACTTCTGATGTAATTGAATCCATCACTCAGATCTCTAAAATAACTCAGAGTTTGTTTTTTAAGTGCTTTCGTGTGGACAGGTACATGTAAAAATAAAAGCAGAACTAAAACAGCAATGACTGCTGTGATCACATCTATAAAAAATATTAATTCAATCGAAGCCATTGTCAGTAGGGCACCACTTAACATAGGGGACAGTAACATAACTAGCGCTTGGATTGTTCCGTTCGTGGCGTTCACTTGAGTTAGTTTATCCGCCGGTACTAGTTGGGGGAGGAATGCTCCTACTGCAGGCACTTGAATAGCTGATCCAAGTGCGCGTATGGCGGACATTACTAAAAGGAGCCAGAGGGAATAATGGCCTAGAAGAAACAAAATTGCCAGAACCAGCGTCGATAATGCAATCAATGAATCGGATACCATAATGAGTGTTTTACGATTATAACGATCAGCCCATACCCCAGCAAATGGTGAAAGAAATAAGGTAGGTAAAAAACCGCAGACAATGGCTAACGTCATCATTACTCCAGACTGGGATTTTAAGGTAATATGCCACATAATTGCATATTGAACCAGGGATGATCCAAAGAGGGAAATAGTCTGACTAACTAAAAAAAGTATAATATTTTTTTTCCAACCTATATTCATATCGTATTATTGTCTCCATATCTAATTTGCTTGCTGTTTCAGTTATTAGTTTACACTTCTCACTAAGCATTCAATTACACCTTTTTCACTACCAATCTTTTATTAAAATTAGATTATTACCCAATTCTTAGCCAAGTATAAAAAAACACGCATTTCACAATAGAAGCCTTTCCTGAAAAGGATTAATGAGATCTTTCACAAAATCTTGAACATTTAGTCGCTCCGGTCTTGTCTGGTTATACCATTTTCGCACGTTTTCCACAAGCCAGAAAGGCAGGGCTTTTCCGTCAATTAAGTGATAATGCTCCATATATCCTTCTTTTAAGTATTCCCACCTTTTATCGTTTCCTAGCTCCAGATACTCAGAGACATCAACAAGCTTTACTTTACCCTCATGAAATAGTATATTTTTCAGATGAATGTCTCTTGGGTTCAGTCCTCTGCTGCGCACATATTCTATCGCATTTTCAACCTCAATAATGACCTGTTCAGGTATATGAATTCCTTGTAATAGACAATCATATAGAGTAATTCCTGCTTCGTAACTAATCACCAGATAGTTTAATCCTTTGCCATAATACACAGGAAAATACTTCGAGTAACCTAATTTTAAATAAACTTTGCTCTCTTGTTCTAACTTTTCTAGCTTGTCATTACTAAACACTTTATAAGCATACTGGGGTGCGGAGATGAAGCGAAACACCGCAGCATCTGTCCCTCTACCAATACACTTAAGCTTATTAGATTTAGCTTGCACGAGAACAAGTTCATTTTTGCCATTTGAAGAGACTTTCACTTTACTTAATTCTCTCTTCGCAATATCCCACTCCATAAGCTCACACCCTTTGTCTCATGTCTCAATGATGCTCCACTTTCACACCCTCTAACCTCTATATGAACACGTATAAAAACCGTCATCGATTTTAAATTATGCTCGTCTTAGAGTAATCCTAGTCTACCATAAAAGGCTTCCAAATGGCGGCCTTTTATGGTAGACTAGGTGATTAATTCACATCAAAAGACAAATAGGCATGTCCAACAATTCGACAGCGCTGTCGAATTGTTGGACATGCCTATTTGTCTACAGTCTGAAGGCCACCAAATGGCGGCCTTTTCAGTAAAAGATACCTTTTGCGACACGGTCTGCCCAGTAATAGGCAAGCGATCTACCGCACACGCCTAGGAACAAAGAGGATACAAGTAATTCTCCTAAAAGCTACTCAATCATCTAAGTAACATAAGCGATAGAATTCTCATGCCTAATTATTTTACAATCTGTCCATCTCCATAAACCATGTATTTAATCGTCGTCAATTCTCTCAAGCCCATTGGCCCTCGGGCATGCAACTTCTGAGTGCTGATTCCTATCTCTGCTCCAAAGCCGAAGCGTCCTCCATCAGTAAATCGTGTTGAAGCATTAACATAAACTGCAGCAGCATCGATTTCTCTCAGAAATCTTTGTGCTTTTGAGTAATTCTCCGTAATGATGGTTTCAGAATGTTTTGTTGAATATCGGTAGATATGATCAAGCGCCCCATTAAGACCCGGCACGACTTTAACACTTAATATAAGATCGAGATGTTCTTCCATCCAGTCTTCTTCACTGGCAGGGGAAGCGTAAGACAAGATTTCACACGTTCTTGAGCAGCCTTTAATCTCAACTTGCTTTTTTTGCAGTTCTTCACCAATCAAGGGAAGAAAGTCTTCCGCAATCCCTTCATCCACAAGCATGGTTTCCAATGCATTACAGACCCCTGGATTTTGGGTCTTGGCATTGATAATAACAGGCACAGCCTTCTCAAAGTCTGCGTCTTGATCAACAAATGCATGACACATTCCGGTTCCGGTTTCAATGACTGGAACTGTGGCATTAGTTACCACCGTTTGAATCAGACCGGCACCACCCCTAGGTATAACCACATCAACATAATCATTTAAACGGATTAACTGTTGAACCCATTCTCGATTTGTCTCTGTAATCAATTGAATAGAACCTGATGGCAATCCGCTTGCCTCAGCAGCTTCAGCTATAACTCTCGCCAAGACTTTATTACTTTCCAAGGCCTCCGACCCGCCCCTCAGGATCACAGCATTTCCTGACTTTAGACACAGTGCAGCTGCATCGACTGTTACATTAGGCCTTGCCTCATAAATCATGGCCACGACTCCTAAGGGAACACGAGTTTGTTGAATGCGCAAACCATTCGGCCGTGTCCACACTTCCCCTTCTCCAACCGGGTCTCGTAACGCTACTACCTCATTGAGAGATTGGCTAATTTGAGCGATGCTCGCTGATGATAACTTTAGACGATTTACTAAGCTTTTCTTGAGACCCTTCTCTTCAGCAACTTTAACATCTAGGCTATTTGCCCTAAGGATTTCTTCCTCATTTTTCAGGAGTGCTTCTGCCATATAGACTAGGGCTTTATTTTTGGCCTCCGTGCTGGTGAAAGCCAATTGTCGAGCTGCTTGTTTAGCTTTATTCCCTATCTCAATTAATTCCGGGAAATACATATAACCGACCTCCCCTTAGAAAACATTATACTATATTCCAATTTAACCCATGCTTTAGGCATCAACCATAAGTGTCATATTGTCCCGGTGAACTACTTCTTCACCATCAAAGCTCTCAACAAATTGATGTAATTTCTCAGAGTGCAAACCCTTTACCAGCTTTACCTCAGCATCGCTTAGCTCGACAACGCCTCTAGCAATTTCTTCTCTCTGGGAATTAATTATTCGAACGATTTCTTTTCGTTCCCAAGTTCCTTCAACATTGGTAATTCCTTTAGCCAGCAAACTTTTTCCTTCTTCCACAAGGGCTTTGGCCGCGCCTTCATCAACTTGAATACTGCCTTCAGATAATCCTGCATAGGCAATCCAACGTTTACGACCTGCCAGTCGATGTTTGAGCGGTTGAAAAAATGTTCCCAAAGGTTCTTGGCTTTTAGTTGACGGGCTAAGTTCCGGCAATCTTGTAAAGTTTAAAAGCAGCATTCCAATTCCAAAACGTGTAGCTATCTTGGCGGCCCTAAGTTTAGTAACCATCCCTCCAGTTCCTAATAAGCTTCCTGCCCCACTCGCCATACATTCAACGGCTGAAACGTCGGTGACCTCTTTAATTAGTTGAGCGGATTGATCCTTTTTGGGATTTGCAGAGTACAAGCCATCGACATCCGTTAAAATGACCAATAAATCTGCCCCAACGAGTCCGGCAACTAAGGCAGATAAAGTGTCATTATCTCCAAAGCAAAGTTCATCTACCGCAACTGTGTCGTTTTCATTAATGATGGGCACAACTTGTAAACGCAGTAATTTCTCTAAAGTGTTTTGGGCGTTTCTATAGTGAGAGGCTTGTGCCAAATCAATACGGGAAAGTAATACCTGAGCCCCAATAATTCCTTGGCGTTCAAGATAACGGGTATACATCTCAATGAGGACTCCTTGACCTACAGCTGCTACAGCTTGTTTGCCTGCTAAATCACGTGGACGAGCTGAAAGCTTTAGTTGTCCCATCCCGGCAGCTACTGCACCAGATGAAACGATTATGCACTCAACGCCACTCTGTTTTAAAGCGGCAATGACTGAAGCAATCTCATTAATTGCACGCTCATCAATCCCACCTTGTGGATGGTTTAAGCTGCTGCTCCCTATTTTTAAAACAACCCTGCGAACCTCACTGATTTTCACTCCGAATACTCCCCTTCCAAGTCTTCCGCTCGCCTAGCACAAGCCCAAGCTGCGTTCTGAACTGTCTGAGCCAGTTTTTCCTCCATAAACACATTAAGGGCAGCATAGGTCGTTCCATTGGGCGAAGTGACTTCCTCACGCAGTTTTCCCGGTGATTTATCACTTTCCGCAATCATTTTTCCTGATCCAATTAGGGTTTCAAGCACTAAGACCTCTGCTTCCGCTTCACTAAGGCCTAATTCCACGCCAGCCTTGATTAAGCTTTCAGCGAAAAGATAAAAATATGCCGGCCCACTGCCACTGATAGCTGTTAAAGCATTGATGTTTTTTTCTGGCACCCACATAATCTTACCAGTGGCCGAAAAGATCTTTTCTCCCACACTAGCCTGTTCATCATTGACATTATCCCCCCGCACTAATCCCGTCATGGAATGAAGTACAGCAGTAGAAGTATTAGGCATAGCCCTAACCACTGCAACTCCTGGCAAATACTTATAAAACACCTTCAAAGGAACACCTGCCGCTACACTAATCACCAGTTTATTCTGCAACGAAAAACCTGCTAAATCTTTCAATACCCCTTGGACATCCTTCGGCTTTACTGCAATAATAAGAACCTTAGAATCTTCTACAAGCTCAGTTAATGAAGTAGCGATAACATTATATCTGTCAACCAACCCCTGAAGTCGTCCTCGATTGGAATGATTAGTCACTCTAATCTCAAGGGCACTATTTGCCTTCTTTAAACCACTAATCATAGCCTCCGCAATATTTCCCCCGCCAATGAAACCAATACTTTGTGACATATCACAACCATCCTTCCCAAACCATTATTTATTAAAAAACCAATCAGAAAAATGCTTAAGTCAGCCTTCCATAATTTCAAGCTAATACGCCTTCTCCTATTAGCATTTCCCTAACTGCAAGAACATTCTCTCTCAATCCCCAAACATCTTGAACAAGAAGTTCAAGGAAACCATACATCCTCAAATTATCCACCTGAACGGTCAATAACTCCCAACTTGCACATCCCCGTTCCCAGCCCCCATCGACCAGAAAGCTAAGGAGCCAATAGCTTAGTGAACACTTTAGTGGAGTTCACGTTAAAGCGAGTGCCAATGCTGAAGGCCAATTGCGCCCAGGTTCACTTCCTGCGCCGCCCAGAGGTTGGCGCAATTCCTTCAGCATCCAACGAGCCAGTGAACGCAACGTGTGTGAACGGGCTATGGCTCCTTACTTTCACAAGACACTATGGCTCCTTACTTTCATAAGACCCAAAGACCTAAAAAAGGCCCCTCTCATCCTTATATCAAGGACGAAAGAAGCCTTCCGCGGTACCACCTTTATTGCCAATGCCAACTCATCACTGCCAGATTGATCTAACAAAATTCCGCATAACGGTGGATACCGTCCGATTCATCATCAGAGCATCACGACTGGGGTTCTGATACCGAAGGTGGAAAAACTCTCAGCAACTGTTTTTCTCTCTGAACACCATCCTCTATCATACTAGGTCGATCACATGCTATAGTCTCTATCCAGTTAGGTATACTTTATCTTAAAAAATTGAACTTTTCAAGTCCTTTTCTAACATAACCTGGAAAAAACATTAAGGCAAGACAATACTACACACACTTTTAATCACTACTATCCTAACTATTTAAGCGCTTTAACAACAGCATCGCCCATTTCACGAGTGCCGAGAACCTTATCGCCTGGTTTTGCTAAATCAGCGGTTCTATACCCTTCTTGCAAGACTTGCTCAACCGCTCTCTCAATCTTCTGTGCCTCCTCTTCTAATCCAAAGGAGTAACGTAACATCAGAGCACCCGAGAGAATCGTGGCCAAAGGATTGGCAATATTCTTTCCTGCAATATCTGGGGCTGAGCCATGAGCAGGTTCATAGAGTCCTTTACTGCCATTTAAGCTTGCCGAGGAGATCATTCCAATCGATCCCATGAGCATAGAAGCTAAATCTGTCAGAATATCTCCAAACATGTTCTCAGTTACGATTACATCAAACTGCTCCGGCCAGCGAACCAATTGCATAGCAGCATTGTCGACATACATATGGGTTAATTCAACTTCCGGATAATTCTTGGCGACTTCAAGAGTAATCTCTCTCCAAAAACGAGAAGACTCTAGGACATTTGCTTTGTCAACGGAACAAAGCTTTTTACGCCGCTTCATTGCAGTTTGGAAACCAAGTTCAACAATACGCTGGATTTCTTCCTCAGTATAGATCAAGTTATCAAAGGCACTTCTGGGGTTAGTTCCTCTCCCTTTCTCCCCAAAGTAAAGTCCACCTGTCAATTCACGCAAAACAACAAGGTCAACGTTTTTAACCACTTCAGTTTTAAGAGTAGAGGCATCCACTAACATAGGGAGCATCTTGACAGGACGAATATTTGCAAAAAGACCCAAAGCTTTTCTAATCGCCAGCAATCCTCCCAATTCTGGGCGTTGGGGAGCTGGGAGGGTATCCCACTTAGGCCCACCCACTGAACCTAATAGAATCGCGTCAGCTGCCTGTGCTGCTTCAAGTGTTGCATCCGGCAAAGCTTTGCCCACTACATCAATTGCAGCTCCCCCTATCAAACCATATTCAAACTTCAGACTTTGGGGATGATCCTTTAATACAGCTTCTAACACCTTGACGGCTTCTGGGGTTATTTCTAACCCAATACCATCACCGGGAAGTACTAAAACATTAGGCATTATTCTTCCTCCTTCAACTTAGGGATAAGTCCACCGGCACGAATCGGTTCTTACTGTTTAATCTCAATCCAGCCTCGTGTGTAAGCTCGATTTACTGCTTGGAGATAACCTCTTACACTTGCTTCGATAATATCTGTACTAACTCCACGTCCGGCAACTAGATTCTCTCCAAATTTTACGCTTACCGTAACTTCCCCTTGCGCATCTTCGCCACCATCAAGTGCTTGTAAGGAATAATGACTTAATTTCCCTTGAGTTCCCAACACTTTATCTATGGCTTTAAAGGCGGCGTCAACTGGTCCATCACCGCAGGCAGCATCAGCGAGTCTTTGCCCTTGATACATTAACCCAACGGTAGCTGTGGGAACTAAATGAGTTCCGCTTGAAATCTGCAGGTAATCTAAATTTATCTGATCATTTTTCTCTTTCTGTTCATCTACCAAGGAGAACAAATCAGCTGTGGTCACTTCTCGCTTTCGGTCGGCCAAAAGTTTAAACCGGGAAAACAACTCTTCAAAATGACTATCCTCTAATTCCAGTCCCAGATCTGCCAGCCTCTGCTGAACAGCATGACGTCCT comes from Desulfosporosinus meridiei DSM 13257 and encodes:
- a CDS encoding C40 family peptidase — encoded protein: MKKRIILMILVIMTIIASASAVEAATFQVGSTGSEIRMLQSDLQTLNYDVGSVDGIFGNKTNTAVQAFQRDQNLLVDGIVGPQTLEALNNAKALPQAKVSPQEKTNQLISTAKSFLGVPYKWGGTTPSGFDCSGFTRYVFASQNITLPRVSIDQYSVGTSVSFTNLIPGDLVFFNLVPGKQVSHVGIYIGDNQFISATSSKGIAIYSFTPYWSKAYVGAKRVY
- a CDS encoding DUF6530 family protein; the encoded protein is MKIPTTLKHKPVIVSENYENVDGRYAYNSDAKGLSLGLAQWNDRGKVDVSAKVWRYTGEKWSRQSEELPMHRVLDLAILICRTKLHFREAYRYENLYEANNPVIDRIGIQGDAMTVAVCTGNEKINEDIKLFNQALSTDDELIGERLRTLSRILKEMGY
- a CDS encoding serine/threonine protein kinase, with the protein product MEWDIAKRELSKVKVSSNGKNELVLVQAKSNKLKCIGRGTDAAVFRFISAPQYAYKVFSNDKLEKLEQESKVYLKLGYSKYFPVYYGKGLNYLVISYEAGITLYDCLLQGIHIPEQVIIEVENAIEYVRSRGLNPRDIHLKNILFHEGKVKLVDVSEYLELGNDKRWEYLKEGYMEHYHLIDGKALPFWLVENVRKWYNQTRPERLNVQDFVKDLINPFQERLLL
- a CDS encoding phosphatase PAP2 family protein, whose amino-acid sequence is MSNIIKNLKPLCLMLSIPISNIIYCLLNNANRGTHSLVTDLDQSVPFLKIFILPYLLWYFFIFGTLTYFCFKNKRIYYKTLIAINLGLLISYAIYFFFQTNVPRPDLVGNDFLTMLIAFVYNNDQPYNAFPSIHVLLSFLMIKAINKYPGKNYYNVCTVYTIAISIILATQFIKQHVILDLLSSIVLGGLIFDLVYHIKLERLGAAWLRRQYQWLNVRKRSANDIDELKNPSQQLGVRY
- a CDS encoding GIY-YIG nuclease family protein, with the protein product MDRKKELKEQYLQMKPEMGIVMIRAKHNNKCFIEVTQRLQAALNRLKFQLDLGSHRNSELQKEWKEYGEGSFTIEVLEKLEYDKDEAKTDYTDDLALLQMEWEEKMVRENVEFY
- a CDS encoding MFS transporter, which translates into the protein MNIGWKKNIILFLVSQTISLFGSSLVQYAIMWHITLKSQSGVMMTLAIVCGFLPTLFLSPFAGVWADRYNRKTLIMVSDSLIALSTLVLAILFLLGHYSLWLLLVMSAIRALGSAIQVPAVGAFLPQLVPADKLTQVNATNGTIQALVMLLSPMLSGALLTMASIELIFFIDVITAVIAVLVLLLFLHVPVHTKALKKQTLSYFRDLSDGFNYIRSHGYVKRFFLFCAGFFFLAAPVAFLTPLQVTRSFGNDVWRLTAIEITFSIGMMLGGIIMTSWGGFKNKVHTMTLSSLVIGVCTFALGMIPVFWIYLIFMGVVGIAMPVFNTPSTVLIQEKVEADFLGRVFGVLGMISSSMMPLGMLLFGPLADIIMIEWLLIGTGLLMFIQGFFLLGNKVLIEAGKPIPKL
- a CDS encoding UDP-N-acetylglucosamine--LPS N-acetylglucosamine transferase, coding for MKQLKILVFSAAFGNGHIRAAEAVIEELRVKEPSAIVTHLDFGDFLSKRFNNLIKKLYLELIKHSPGLWGRFYYRSSKLTHNSRIQRFLNQLGRSDFLNYIKEFAPDLIVCTYPTVSSILAQLRLEHILQVPVITVITDYTVHSHWVHPGVDSYMVACEKVKDMLVTGGIIEDRIHVTGIPISPKFEKRINRELIYYKLGLKSDLPTFLVMGGYGSSEETTRICEKLANSVIPLQVIIVCGNNGKLYDSLHEVVTNAKNTLVRLGYANNMEELMSIADLIITKAGGLTVTEALTKHLPLMIYKPIPGQEEENASFVQLIGAGQVAGSVEELEITLSRFLSCPEEIEKMREKASLALVSHSAEQTVDSMFKLITELRHEQRTG
- a CDS encoding YjgB family protein, which codes for MINLAKKQLLKYVIISLAFALIVGCSPLNSPKDTPSKTTDSASQTPPSSSASQTRDEAKELLLNIKGAAEQGKVINCNFPVKTTVIEDVKSQWGEPEKVDWVAAAKGNYATYSKQAMVFGFNKGSQIFEVRSFDPQLQQLSMAKTKELFGDPAYNAKTKVENGPFYDKKVNGEEIIGYTVSSEYKIEFVFPIPTATDSNPMMDHYLVLYPRGTVNNMADDPGRQW